The Camelus bactrianus isolate YW-2024 breed Bactrian camel chromosome 13, ASM4877302v1, whole genome shotgun sequence nucleotide sequence atgggggaaagaaaagatatTACTAAATAGAATAGCCAGACATTGTAGGTGATTAgaagtagaaaatgaaagaaagagagaacagtTAATCTTCAGACTTCTACATTTTGAGACTGATTGATGACTGTATTAGTTTCATTCCGCTGTTGTCACAAAGTGCCACCAccttagtgacttaaaaaaacataaatttattttttatagttctgaaggtcagaagtccaaaatgaggCTATAAGGGCTGAAATCAAGATGCcacagggctggttccttctggaggctctaggagaaaatctatttccttatctttgccagcttctagaggctgcctgcattccttgtcTCATGGTCTTTTCCTCATCTTCAGAGCCAACACTGTAGtaggggaaggtatagttcaagtggtagaactcaagtggtagagcacatgcctagcatgccagaggccctgggttcaatccccagtacctccatcaaaaaaataaaaatcccatcccctctcctccccacccaaaaaactaaactaatttaaaaaaaagccaacactGTAGTCATATCTTCAAATAGTAATATCTACAAATCGCCTTCACTGGCTCTGCTACTATCCTCCTCTGACATTTCTTATAAGGTCTCTTGTGATTTTATTGGGCCCATCTGGATAATCTCCCCTCTCAAGATCCTTAtcctaattacatctgcaaaatcccttttgccatatTGAGAGGCCATTATTCAGTCTACCACAATGGATGCCACAAAACTATCAAATTTATTCCAAGAGACCTACAAAGTCAGCTTTGGACATATGAGTTCTCATAGCCTAAGAGATATCCAAGTAGAGATGTGCAGTAGAAGGCTAGATATGTAATGTCATCCTTGACATCTCTTTTTTACATTCCATATCTTAATAGGGATATCTGTTTTGTTTACCTTCTAACAATACACAAAACTTGATCATCTCCACTATTATCAACCTATACCAAGCTAAGAGATTTCCCTACTCCTATCCCATAACAAATTCTCAACAAAGGTGAGATCATGCTGCTTTTTTACTCAGAATCTCCAGTGACTCTTCCATTCCATTTAGAGTAAAGGATGAAATTCTCACAGAGATCTACAAGGCTTTACATGATATGATATCCCATTACCTCTGTCCTCATTTCCTACCACTTCTCACCCTTTTCACTttcagccacactggcttccttGCTCTTCCTTCACCACCTCAGGTACCATCTCCTGCCTTAGAGTCCTTAAATATCCAGATGGCTAACTTCTTCATCTCCTTCTTCTTTATCTAAATGCTACCTTTCAGTATTGAGCTCTCCTATCAATCTatttaaaactggaaaatgcCAATAGTCCAGGATCAGAGAGTTTCACAGGTGAACTCTACCAAACAGTCAAAAAAGACTTAATCTTTCTCAAACTatacaaaaaattgaagaggaaagaCTGCTCCCAAACTCACTCCATGAGgctagcattaccctgataccaaaagcagaTAAAagcactaccaaaaaaaaaaaaaaagaaagaaagaaagaagaagaagaagaaagaaagaaaattacatgccaatatccctgatgaacatagatgcaaaagttctcaacaaaatattaaaaaaccaaattcaacaatacattaaaaggataacaCATAATGATtaatttattccagggatgcaagaatgtTTCAGTCTCTGTAAATTAATCAAgctgatacaccacattaacaaaacaaagaataaaaccatataatcatttcaatagaggcagaaaaagcatttgacaaaatttaatgcCAATTTACGATATAAACACTCAACAAAGTGGTTATAAAGGAACACACCCTAACATATTAAAGGCTATATACAACAAGCCCACTGCTAACATATTATTAATTGGTGAAAACCTGAACGCTTTTCTTCTAAGGTCAGAAACAAGTTAAAGATACCCACTTTTACCCCTTTTATTCAACCTtgaagtcctaaccacagcaatcagacaagaaaaagggaTAAAGGCATTCAACTTGAAAAACTAAAACtttcactatttgcagatgacatgataccgtatagagaaaaccctgaagactccaTCAAAAACTATTTagatagcctcttcaataaatggtgttaggaaaattggacagctacatgcatgCAAGAGAATCAAACTGGATCACTTTtttacactatatataaaaataaactcaaaatgtattaaagacttgaatgtaaggcCTGACGAggaccataaaacttctagaagaaaacataggctgtATGCTCTTTTATATAAACAGTATTAGCAAtacttttttggatatgtctcttTAGGCAAggacaacaaaagtaaaaataaacaaatggaactacatcaaactaaataGCTTTTGGATAGCAAAgcaaaccattaacaaaatggaaaggcaacctactgaGTGGAAGAAGATATGTGCAAACAGTATAACTGACcagtggttaatatccaaaacatgtaaagaactcacacaactcaatattaTAAAAGTCCAATTAAAAAAGGGGCAgatgacctgaatagacatttctccaaggaagacatacagatggtacacagatatgtgaaaaaaaaaatgctcaatattactgatcatcagagaaatgcaaatcaaaaccacagtgagacctCCCACCTGTCAAAAtgcctattatcaaaaagacaacaaataagtgTTTGTAAAGAtgtagaggaaagggaacccttgtgcattgttggtggggatGCAAACTGGCACAGtccctatggaaaacagtatggaggttcctcaaaaaatttaaaatagaactaccatatgatccagcaattctacttctgggtatttaactgaagaaaatgaaaatactaattcaaaaagatacatgcacccctatgttcactgcagcattatttacaatagcaagtatatggaagcaacctaagtgtccatcagcagatgaatggataaagaagtagtgtgtgtgtatatatacatatatacaatggattattattcagccataaaaaagaacaaaatcttaccatctgtgacaacatggacagacttagagggtattatgccaaatgaaataagtcagacagataaagacaaatactgtatgatttcacttatatgtggaatctaaaaaataaaacaaatgaactaacaaaaacaacagaaacatacCCATAGATACAGACAGCAAACTGTTGGCTTCGGGGCAGGGGTATTGAGGAATTgagagaaataggtgaaggggaccaagaggtacaaactgttagttataaaataagtaagtcatgagaatataatgtacagcataaggaatacagtcaataatattgtaataactttgaatGGTGATAGATGTTAATTGTAATCAattcataatgtatataaatatcaaaccactatgttgtacacttgaaaccaGTATACAATATTGCATGTCAactacacttttttaaaataatgtaattaaattaagtTGAAAAATGACCTCACTTCACCTCCCAGCACTTCCATACTTCTTATCctgccctttttctttttcccacagTACTTATCAAACTTTCTAACACATTATAAAATTTACTTGTTTGCTATGTTCATTCTGTATTGTCTGTTACCCCTCACTACTATATCAGCAAGAAGGCTGgcaactttgttttgttcactcaTATATCCTGAGTAcacaaaacagtgcctggcatgtagcatatattcaataaatatttgttgaataaattaaaagacagtAGTTAAAATTATGGTCATAGATGAAATTTTCTGACAACAATTAGTCAGATGAAAGCTGGTTAAAAGACTACATCTACTTTACTTAGATGTtgagggcagaggcagagaaACCAGTGAAAGAGACTTGAGAATGAATAGTCAAAGAGATGCATAACTTGAAAAGAATGGTCCCACAGGGCCATGGGAaaacatctcaaaaaaaaaaacctgtgtcaAGTATCAGAGATAAAATTATTACGAATAAACATCTATTAAATTTGGCAGctagaaactaaaagaaaaatagttggaaaaattagaaataattattatAGCTACAAAACTGAATCATTCTCTGCATGTCTATATGGAAATATTATGCCCATTTCATAAGTGTGTATGACAGGTTTTCAAAAACAGAGGGTTCAGTTCATTAACCTcacatttaaaaactgattcttgCTTTGCTTGTCTCATTCCATCCATATAAGTACTGTTATAATTAACTGTCGGTACAGATTAAGCCAATTTTGGCTTACAGTAACGTGCTCTTTAAACATGAGGATTACTCAAATGTCATTTGGGTACAGATCAgacttttaaatctcattttaaacCTATTGGAGTTTTAGTTACGTTTTCAACATTTTGGGTCCAAAATATCTTCTAAAGGTAATGTCAACCTCAATATCTTAAAATCAACTAATAGCTCTAAATCTTAACAAGGGCCACTTGGAGTATTTTTTGTCTCCCAAGTCCTCTGATTTCCCATACTTATAAGACTCTTAAGTCAAATATCTTCTTAAGAGTTAGCAAGATGAATAAATtagattgcttttaaaaaatttaaatgattgtGCTTCACTAAAAATCTTATTAGACCCAAGAGCtacagaataaatttaaaattaatatttttttcaggataatagtaaaaaaaatcaattagcaAATATTTGAGTATCTACTATGGGCCAAGCATTGTTCTAGGCATTTAGGGATATAATAGTGGACTAAACAGACAAAAAGTATTGCCCCATAGAGCTTAAAACTTTATTGTTTATCTTGCCCACCCATTTGTTTtgaagataagaaaatgaaagattagAGACATTAAGCAAGTTGTCCGAAACAGTAAGGGCTTAATGGAGCTATGTACAATGTGCCATGTGGAGTAAGGAAAAAGTCAAGCAATCAAAGAAAACTTTGCACAAGAGTTTATTAGACAGGGTCTTATACAATGAGCAAGACTTGTCCCAGAACTGAAAACAGAGGGGAAGAACATACACAAGTCAAAGAAATGTAAAAGAGTTGAATGTAGTGGTGGTTTGGGAAAGTAAATACCAATAATCAGGAGAGAGAATACATAAGTAGTTAAGGAGTTCATGTTTGGATATATGTTGGAAGTATCTGTGGAGAAGATGAGATAGATGTCCAGGACAATATTGATCTGGAGATGATtctatgaatgtgtgtgtgtggagggggggtatgtgtgtgtattttatacagaattaaaatgatatatataGTACTACTGACAGAGTGATGACAAAACCCCActtcttaatttctaaaatgcTATTCTGCACTACACCACacaatttatttcttaatcacaAAATCTTGGCATTTCAGAGCTCAATGAAGCTTTGGAGATAAACTATTTGGTCTAGTAATTTTCAAACTGTAGGTTTTAGAACTCCTGACAAGGGAATCACCACAGGGGAGGTCTCTTGGACCCCCAAATACACTTCAACCAGAGAACTTATCGAATACAAACCATTCATTTTATATAGCTAGTTCATGCATAACAATACTCCAGTGTTGGTTTTGGTTCATGTTTGTAAATGAAACATTCTTTCCAATCCTTTTCTTGGCAAACACCTACTAATCCTTCAAGTTCTAGTTCCAGGATAATTTACAGGCAACGATTATTCCAGAGAGAGTCTCAGTGCTTCTATAGTACCCCAAGcgtcttttctattatagtaatTATCACCTTGTATTGTATTTGTTGAATTACCTGTCTGTTTCCCTTACTAGACTATAATAAGCATCTTGAGATCAAGGACTGTATCTTTCATATATCTCTTCATATCTAGTACTCAGGACACTCTGGACAAGCGagtgttaaataaattaatgaatgaatgagcaaatgaataaacacataaatgcataagaaaactgagactcaaaagATGCTGACTTATccaacatcacacagctagttaggaAAACCAGAACCTAGAACCCTTAAATCTCCATTGTTTTTAGCATCATATCATGTTGCTTCCCATATTAATAATTGAAATCTTAAAGTTCTTTTTGAATAATGTTTTCCTTGTTCTGCCTAATTGTCCAAAACTAATATTTATAGTTTATATGCTGTCCTGAAGGATATGTTAGTATTTTATTAGACAAATCAAGAGAATTCCAGAAACAAGGACCACAAATAAAGTTCCACTTCTTTAGTCCCAAAAGCCATGTTTATTTGGCTAAATCAAGGCTTGATAATACAAAATCTCCTGTGAGTGGTTCTACCATGTTCTACCTACATATAGTGATCAATTCAATAGCAAACATAAATGTCTATTAAATGAAGCAGTTACAAGAGCTATatgcaattagaaaaaaataaaattttctgtcaTAAGGGAAGAGAAATTTTCAAGTCCAGCACTCCAGGAAAAACAAGATTTCAGAAAACTTTCAAAACTCTACTgaagaaggaaaattaaattcTGTCCTTGAAGGACCTGATATGGCTCTCATCATAACTTACATTTCTTAAACCTAAAAATACCAACTCTAATtttattaaagtgaaaaacatAGAACTAAGGTAGTTGCACTTACTCCTTTTTAGTCTAATCTTCAAACTCAATTCAACCTGAAGTCTGATATACgattaagaacaacaacaacaaaagaaacataTATCAAAAGGGTTATATAATTTTGTTCTAATAATAAAGTGAAATTTATAAGTCTGTTCACCTTTTCCATTTTAGATTTTCCAGAACTACATCAGTTTTATAATACTAGTTCTAATCACTATGGATTTCTTAGAGAAACAGAATTGCTATTACTAAAAGTAAACACTTTCCACACTCTATAAatctttttttgtctgtttttacaaGCGTAAAGGGGGGTTAAATGTGCAGTAAGAGTTTCCTTATTATTTAATCTTCAGGTAGGCTTAGATTCAGAGTGGAAAACTCtttttaatacatataatatataaaagtaaagTTACATTAAAATTATCTAAGATATTTACTATTTAAGGTAATACTGTTTTCCCATTACTGTTAAGACAAAGTGTTTACCACATTCTTTAACTCTGTATTCagtgtggttttgtttgtttgattcacAGAACTTTCACACCAGTATACTGTCCAAGCCCATTGAGTGGCATCACGCCTCTACTCTACGTAGCTCAGACAAGACAATCCAGTATCTTAAAAATCCTCCTGCAATATGGAatcttagaaagagaaaaaaaccctaTCAACATTGTGTTAACAATACTGCTCTACCCTTCAAGAGTGAGAATAATGGTTGATCATGAATTGGTAGACATCCAGGAAGATGCCAAAACATGTTTAGTGCTGTGTTCCAGAGTGCTTTCCGTCATTTCAATCAGGGAAATAGAGGTAAGCAAAATATTGTACTTTGGATTTGGGTGCAAATATTGAtcaattttaagataaaattgcAAGGCAAGAATAAAGCTAATTTTTAATTCTATAGATTTAGTGAAAATTAATCACTGAGTATACACTTGTAaatttaaaataggcaaaattcAAATCATATTGAACATTAGTTCTTTATTTCATAATTTGTCTTCTAAATACGAaagaatttttaagttaaatgtaTAGTTATTTTAGTAGTTATTAACTAGATATATGTTCTTATTACATTCTAATTACATAATAACCTGTTTATTAGGATAtctcttaaaaatacaacaaattaaaaatttaacagaTCTCTTTTCCAATAGAATGTTTTAAATTGAGTTACATTTCTCCCTACAAATACAATCACATATGCAAAAATAtactttccttttcaaaattccTGAACAATTTTaagcatgaaaatataaataaaagcttaAAACGTTTGTCCAGTTGAAAATTACCCCTCAGAAATGTGGAGAACTTTTCCTTGTTAAAgtttagaagaaaaaaacaactatCTGGAGAACATGTTCACCCTGTCAAAATGAACTGCAAGTTTCAGCATCAAATTGTATCATGTCTACTAGTAGCAAGAAGTAAGACATATTAAAGGGGtagctttctttgtcttttcttaaaGACAAACCCCTATAAATTTAAACCGGTCAAATTACCAAGGAATCTAGCAGTTCCCCTTATCTTGAAAGGTGGGACTTCAGAAATAAACTCCCAAGAAATATAactttgctggtttttttttttaagcctcaaCAATGCATATTAATCAACCATGCCTGGGCCACTGTCAGGGGTGCAAATTGATCAGATTATTTTGGCAACtaatttgtaaaacaaacaaacaaaaaatttaatttttgcatCTTCAGTAATTTGCTTGTCTTTGTCCAGTGTCAGTCCTGCATAATTATTATAGGACATACTGATTCTCGACCAGCAACATGAATGCTGTTCCTGAGGTACACTCAAAACAGAAAACTGCTATAGAGGGAGTTAATCAAAATCACCTGCCTGAGTGGCAAAGACATTAAAGCTGGATTCCAGTCAGGTGCTGTTTAATAAGTGAAGTAGCACTGAGCAAGAAGGTAGAAGATGGCATAAAAACCAGcttaaaaaacacttttagtgGCCCTGCTTTGCATTTCTACATTTTCTAGCAGttttattgtaaatatatatttagatatcTTTACTTTTACCTGCTCTGTGAGCACAGAGATGATGTATTTTGCATACCCTAGCAATTATCCCAAGCACCGAGCTCAGTGCTGAGTTTATACAAGATATTCTTTAAacaaccatttattgaataatgaaAAACTGTGTTATCATTTAAGTTAAAGTGTCACTTGGTCTGTAGAGCACAGTTTCTACTAGAGAAGCATCTCTATAATACAGCAATGTCCTTTACTTCTAAGTCAGCCTAATAATTTTGGCTTCTAGAGTTAAATCTTTAAAAGGGTACTTTAACTAAAACTTAAAAAGTTATCTTCATATGGTTGGGCCTCCTGTCTGGTCTTCTAGTCATTCAACACTGCAAAGCTGTACTCTACAATGgttggaatcacctggggcaACTTTCAAGATTTATGTTGTCTGTCCCCAGTCCCAGCCTAACTGGAGCAGAACCTCAATATTGGTATTTTCTAAACTACCCTTGATAATTCCAGTGAGTGGTCAAATTGGCAACACTACTCTAAAAGGAGAAGCTGATAAAAACATAAGTGTATGATctgtctaaaattaaaaacatatacagGTTcatagttgtaagaaataatgttTTGTGTCCTCAGATATATTATATAAACTTCATATATCATTTTGagaataaaatgggaataaaatactTACTTCAGGTGAAAAtgctttagaaaaaatatttgtaaggaTTATATAAATTTAAGATAACTTTAggaatctaaataaaatttttaaatgttaataatttgGACTAATACAATAATTAAtactacaaaattaaaatattttccttttctttagacACAACTAAGTTTAGGAAGACGTCCAATTATTTCAAACTGGTTGGACTACATTCCTCCAACAAGATACAAAGATCCATGTGAACTATTACATCTTTGCAGAATAACCATCAGGGCTCAACTATTGACCAACAATATGCTCCCAAATGGAATATTTTCCCTTCTAATTCCTGTTCGTCTGCAGAACTACCTGAACTTAGAAAGCTAATGGACATCTTTTTCCTGTGTTCTTTAAGGATGCTAACCATTATATGGCTTAGCAGTTAATAAACTATTAACTTCACACAAACTTTTATTGCTTTGAACATTccattagaaaatatattttcacatgACACcctaactgaatcacttttaaATCAACATATGGCTTTACACATACTCTTCTCTACAATGGAACaaattatatgcatttttaaaatactctagaTTTATACTTTTATTCTGTTCTTAAAAGTTGTTTTTGGCCTTACAGTATTCTTTTTACTTGTGGAAAATTTGGTCATATTAATGTTCTGAGCTCTGAAGCTCTCGTTAGAATTTCTAAGttaagtaaatattattttatcttttgtattCATagtaacaagtatttattgagttattTGGCAAATAAAACACTGTGTTTGGTAGTGGGaaataattaatgaaattaaGATGTGATCCCTTCCTTCAAAGAATAATTTACAGTTCTGTAGCAGCCATGGTCGCAAACAATACAAGGTAAAGAATTAGTCAGCTAAAGTACTGGGAGCAGGTGATAGAAATggattatatttgaaaataactaGCCTTAAGTTACAACATGGAGCTTGGATGTTTTCATATGTGATACCTTTAAATACTAGTCCaatggtatttttaaatgagatgtaATTGCATACATTACATTACTTTCAAGTATGTAACATaatgattcaacaaatatatatactgcaaaatgatcaccataataatctagttaacatccatcatcacacatagttacaaattttctGCTTGTGGTGAGAACTCAAGATCTACGttcctagcaactttcaaatatataatacagtgttattaactatagccacaatgctgtacattacatcctcagaacttatttattaaataactgaaagtttgtcctctttgaccaccttcacccattctGCCCACTCCCAAATACAAACCTTTTAATacaaacaaagaaatgaacaatttTGACCCAGTATTGCATCAAAATGGAAACATTATCAGT carries:
- the ASB17 gene encoding ankyrin repeat and SOCS box protein 17, which encodes MSKSSKLCRKTALGSNIFCNLIDKIVKRPSLHFLGQWGYHCYEPRIYRTLAKILRYVDLDGFDILLTDYIAFVEKSGYRFELNFNLEFTEICVNTILYWVFARKGNPDFVELLLKKTKDYVQDRSCNLALIWRTFTPVYCPSPLSGITPLLYVAQTRQSSILKILLQYGILEREKNPINIVLTILLYPSRVRIMVDHELVDIQEDAKTCLVLCSRVLSVISIREIETQLSLGRRPIISNWLDYIPPTRYKDPCELLHLCRITIRAQLLTNNMLPNGIFSLLIPVRLQNYLNLES